In the Aristaeella hokkaidonensis genome, TTAAAACTTAAGAATGGTGGAGGAACCCGCTTCCGAAGGGAAGCGGTTTCTTCGATGAAGAATTGTCTTTTGCTGCGCAAAAGAATGATATGTTGCTGCGCAACATGATATATCGGCTTCATGCCGATATGATAGGTTCGACTGCGTCGAACATGATATGTTCGTCTGACGACGAACGTTGTAGTTACTCTTCTGCCTTGGCTGAACGTAAGGGGGGCCGTAAGTGTTGAAGGATAAAATAGACTTTTCCCTTATACAACACAGTGACTCAGTGGGAAAAATATGCTATCGATCTTAATGACTGTTTGTGCGGCAGAGAAATCTGCCGCATTTTCGTGCTTTATGATTGGGGCAGGAACATGGTATAATAATCGTTAATGAGGAAAAAGAAGATCTTTTTCCCGGAGACGAGGAGAAGCAAAATGTCCAAGGAACAGAAGGTAACCCTGAAGGAATGGATCTATATCACAGTCGGTATCCTGATCATGACGGTCGGTATCTATTTCTTCAAATTCCCGAATCATTTCTCCACCGGCGGTGTGACGGGTATTGCCATTGTTCTGGGACACTACGTTCCGTCCATTACTCCCGGTACACTGGTGACGATCATCAATATTGCCCTGCTGGCCCTGGGATTTGCGGTTTTCGGAAAGTCCTTCGGAGTCAGGACAGTATATGCCTCCCTGCTGATGTCCGGCACATTACAGCTGCTGGAAATTGTCTGCCCGATGAGCGCTCCGATGACGTCCCAGCCCCTGGTGGAACTGCTTTTTGCCGTGGGACTTCCGGCGGTGGGTTCGGCAATCCTGTTTAACCTGGATGCTTCCTCCGGCGGAACGGATATCATCGCGATGATCCTGAAGAAGCATACGGCGCTGAACATCGGTATTGCCCTGCTGTGCAGCGACATCATCATCACAGTGTCTGCCTGCTTTGCCTTCGGCATGGAGACGGGACTGTTCTCCATCCTGGGACTGATTATCAAATCACTGTTCATGGACCTGGTGACAGACAACCTGAAAACCAAGAAGTGCTTCCAGATCATCACTTCCCATCCTGAACCCATTGAACAGTTTATTACCGCAGAGCTTCACCGCGGCGCAACCCGGCTGCACGGGGAGGGCTCCTATACCCATGAGGGAAAGACCGTGCTGCTGACCGTAGTGTCCAGGCATGAGGCGGTGCTGCTGCGGAACTATATTCACAAGCAGGATCCGGCGGCCTTTATGATTATCACTTCCAGCACGGAGATTATTGGCAAGGGCTTCCGCGGGGTGAATTAAAAAACGTATATCCGGAGGGGAAATTCACATGATTCATTTCGGTATGCTGACCCTGATCGAGAACCACACGCTGCAGGACAATATTGACCTGTGCGAAAGCCTCGGCCTGCGTTTTATTGAACTGAACATGAATTTCCCGGAGTATCAGACGGATGAACTGCAGAAGACGGATGAACTGATCCGGGCCGCGGAAAAGGCCGGGATCTACTTTACCATTCACCTGGATGAAAACCTGAATATTGCGGATTTCAACCGGCTGGTTTCTGACGCGTATCTGGAAACCGTCCGGCAGTCTGTTGCGGTGTCCCAAAAGCTGATGGCATTACGGGATCGTTATGATCCGGAAAGAAGGCCGCTGACACTGAATATGCATATGAATCCCGGAATCTACATCACCCTTCCGGACAGGAAGGTGCAGATGTATGAGCGGGATTTTGAAACATACATGAAATCCTTTGCTGCGTTCCGTTCACTGTGTGAGGAATGGATCGGCGAGGCTGATATCCGTATTGCTGTTGAAAATACGGACGGATTCCGCAGCTATGAGAAGGAAGCCATCCGGTATCTGCTGGAAAGCCCGGTTTTCGGACTGACCTGGGATATCGGCCATTCCAAAGCCATTCATGAGACAGACGTTCCGTTTATCACGGAACATCAGGACAGGCTGATCCATTTCCATATCCATGACGCAACGGAGACACCGGCGAAGAACCATCTGGCGCTGGGAGACGGGGAACTGGACCTGATGGCAAGACTTCAGCTGGCCGCTCAGCGGAACGCACGGTGCGTCCTGGAAACGAAGACGATTGAAGCACTGAAGAAATCTGTGGCCTGGCTGAAGGAACATCAGCTGTGGAATACATAAAAAGCCGGAGGATTCCAATGCAGAGGCTATTTACATCAGCCGGAGAAACGCTGTCCGGTACTCCCTGGAATACGTACCCACGTCCGCAGCTGGTACGGAAAGACTGGCTGTGCCTGAACGGAAAATGGCATTTCACCTGCGGCGGGACGGAAACAGAAATCAATGTTCCCTTCTGCCCTGAAAGTTTGCTCTCGGGCGTCAACATAAAAATGGAATACGGCCGGGAGATGGTATATTCCAGATGCTTCACCGTGCCGGAGGAATGGGAAGGGAAACGGATCCTGCTTCACTTCGGGGCTGTCAGCCGGAAAGCAACGGTCAGGATTAACGGGAAGGAAGCGGTTTCCCATGAAGAGAGCTATCTTCCTTTCTCCGCGGATATCACAGACCTGATCTGCGAAGGAGAAAACGAAATATCTGTCACTGCCGTCAACGATCTGTCCCATCAGCATCCCTGGGGAAAACAGAAAGAAAAGCGGGGCGGCATGTGGTATACCCCGGTGTCCGGTATCTGGCAGACAGTCTGGATTGAACCGGTTCCGGAACGGTATATCCACACCCTGACGATTCATACGGGCAGGGATTACGCGGAAATCACTGTGAACGGCGCCGATGACGGAGCTGTTGAGATGAACGGCGTCTGCTATCCCCTGGTCCGTGGTATGGTCCGGATCGATGTGAAAGATCCAAACTGCTGGTGCCCGGAAAACCCGTACCTGTACCGGTTTACCGTGACCGCTGGCGAGGATCGGGCGGAATCATATTTTGCCCTGAGGACACTGACAGTGGAACGCATCAGCGGAATCCCGCGGCTTTGCCTGAACGGGGAACCGTATTTTTTCCACGGCCTGCTGGACCAGGGATACTGGAGCGACGGCCTGTATACGCCGGCGGCTTCCTCCTGTTATGAATCGGATATCCTGGCCATGAAGGCGCTGGGGTTCAACATGCTGCGTAAACACATCAAAATTGAACCGGAGCAGTTCTACTATGACTGTGACCGGCTGGGCATGATTGTTTTCCAGGATATGGTGAACTGCGGAGAGTATCATTTCCTTCGCGATACCATCCTGCCGACGGCTGGATGGAAGCCCCTGAATGACGCCCGCCTGAACCGGGACCAGGCTGCAAGGGAAAACTTCCTGAAGACCATGGATGAGACGGTCCGGCTGCTGGGCAATCATCCATGCATCTGCCTGTGGACCATCTTCAACGAAGGATGGGGTCAGTTCCGGGCAGATGACGCTTTCCGCCGGCTGAAAGCGCTGGACGGCACACGGTTTGTTGACAGCACTTCAGGCTGGTTTGCCCGGAAACTGAGCGACGTGGAAAGCCTCCATATCTATTTCAAAAAGCTTCGGACCGGAAAACAGGACCGGCCGCAGTTTCTGTCAGAATTCGGCGGATGGTCCCTCAAGATTCCGGAGCACAGCTTTAACCTGGAAAAGACCTACGGATACAAGAAGTACGAGAATCGGGAGACGTTCGTACGCGACCTGAAGGCACTGTACCTGGAAGAGGTGCTTCCCATGATTTCCCGGGGACTGTGCGCCGGGGTATATACCCAGGTTTCGGACGTTGAGGATGAAACCAACGGGCTTCTGACCTTTGACCGGAAGGAAGCCAAAGTGACCCCGGAGGAGTTCCGGGATGTTTCCGACAGGCTCTGTAAGGCAATCAAAGAACAGGCATGAAAACAGACAGGCAGCAGAGGTGTTTCTTATGATGAAGAACCGTAAATTCCAGATTGCCCTGATTATATTCTCCCTTACCGGCCAGATTGCCTGGGTCGTGGAGAATATGTATTTCAACGTGTTCATCTATAAGATGTTCCGGGCTTCCGCGTCGGATATTGCCCTGATGGTTACTGCCAGCGCGATCGCGGCGACGCTGACCACCATCCTGATGGGCGCCCTGTCCGACCGGATCGGGAAACGAAAAATCTTTATGTGTGCCGGATACATTGCCTGGGGTATCTCCATTATCTCGTTTGCCCTGATCCGGACAGACGTAATTTCCTCCCTGTTCGGCATGGTGACCGGTGCGGCAACCGTCGGAATCACGCTGACCATTATCATGGACTGCGTGATGACCTTCTTCGGATCCACGGCGAATGACGCCGCCTACAATGCCTGGCTGACAGACTCCACAGACGCCACCAACCGCGGGGCGGCCGAAGGCATCAACTCCATGATGCCCCTGATCTCCATTCTTGTGGTGTTTGGCGGATTCATGGGCTTTGACCTGGATCAGGCTTCCAGCTGGACTGCCATATACTGCATTATCGGCGGGCTGGTCCTGCTGATCGGAATCCTGGGTTTCTTCCTGGTGGATGAAGCCCCGGTCAGGAATCCGGACAGCCTGGGCTACTTTGCCACAATCCTGTACGGGTTTCGCCCGGCGGTGATCCGGAAAAATGCCGTGCTGTATTTTTCCATGGCGGCCTTCATTATTTTCAACATCTCCATTCAGATTTACATGCCCTACCTGATTATCTACTATGAGCAGACGCTGGGTATGGCGGACTACGTGCTGATTATGGCGCCGGCTATTATCCTGGCCGCGGCTGTGACCTTCTTCTTCGGCAGGCTGATTGACCGTTTTGGATTCCGAAAGACAGTCCTTCCGGCTCTGTTCCTGCTGGCGCTGGGTTTTGTCCTGCTGTGGCTGGTGCCTTCTGTGATTCAGGCCGAGGGTATGGCGATGAAAATACCGGTGTTTATCGGCTCCTTCCTGATGATGTCCGGCTACCTGAGCGGCATGGCCGCATACGGCACACAGCTGCGCAACTATACCCCTGAACACATGGCAGGCCGTTTCCAGGGACTTCGGATCCTTTCGCAGGTGCTGATTCCCGGCATCATCGGTCCGCAGATCGGCGCATGGGTACTCCGGGACGCGCCGACCATTTCCAACAGCGATGGAACAACCTCTTTCCTGCCAAGTGCGGATATCTTCCTGACGGCGCTGATTGTCCTGCTTATTCTGATTGCGGTACTGTCCGCCTGGCTGCTTCATAACAAAAACGGTGTGGAAGGCTCTGCATCAATGGAACTCCGGGGGGACAGATGAAGTTTCTTTGGAAGTATCTGAAAAAGTATCAATGGATGATCCTGATCGGTATGGGACTGAAGCTGGCCGGAACGCTGACCGAGCTTCTGATTCCCTATGTGATGGAACATCTGCTGGACCATGTGGTGCCGCAAAAGGAGACGGCGCCGGTTTTGCTGTGGGGCGGGGCGATGATCCTGCTGGCCTGTGTGGTTCGGTTCCTGAATGTGACGGCAAACAAGAAAGCGGTGTGGATTGCCAAGGAAAGTATTTTTACCATCCGGCGGGACTTGTTCCATTCAGCACTGAACCTGTCCGGAGGGCAAACAGATGAGATTGGCCTGCCTTCCCTGATTTCCAGGATGACCTCTGACACGTACAATGTGCAGAATTTTATCCGGGCTGCCCAGACGCTGGGTATCCGGGCGCCGATCATGCTGATCGGAGGTATCGTCATTACGCTGACTATGGATACAGGCCTGGCGCTGATTCTGTGCATCATGGCGCCGATTATGATCGGCCTGGTGGTGTTTATCTCTTTCAAGGGCATTCCGCTGTATGATATGGTGCAGCGGGGGATGGACGATATTGTGCGCATCATGCGGGAAAACATCTCCGGAATCCGGGTGGTGAAGGCGCTTTCCAAGGAACCCTTTGAGATGCGGCGCTTTGGAGAGGCAAATGATACGACTTCCCGGCGGGATATCAAGGCAAGTATCATTATGGCACTGCCGGGCCCGGTGGTAACGCTGTTCCTGAATATCGGCCTGACACTGATTGTTTTTATCGGCGCAAAACGGGTGAACGCGGGCGTGACCCAGCCCGGTGTGATCCTGGCCTTCCTGACATACTTCAATATGATCCTGATGGGCGTAATGGGCCTGAACCGCGTGTTCCTGATGCTCTCCAAGGCTAATGCTTCCGCGGCCCGTATCGCTGAGGCAACAGAGCAGCAGGAAGACCTGGCTGTACTGCCGGCAGAGAAAGGCGCCGCAACGGAGCGGGAGGGTCACATTGTTTTTGATCATGTAACCTTCAGTTATGCGGGGAACGGGGAGAACGCAGCGCAGAACTCTGCGGCTTTTGCGGGATCTTCCAGGCAGCAGTGCCTGAAGGACGTGGATTTCACGATCCGGAAGGGTGGATCCCTGGGCATTATCGGCGCCACGGGAAGCGGAAAAACCACGATCATCAACCTGCTGATGCGTTTTTACGATCCCGGGGAAGGGCATGTGTTCATTGACGGACAGGACGTTCGTACGATGGACCGGGATGCCCTGCGCCGCCGGTTCGGCACGGTGTTCCAGAATGATACGATCTTTGCCTCCAGCATCCGGGAGAATGTGGTATTCGGCCGGAACGTGGATGAGGAGCGGCTGCAGGAAGCCCTGGGAGATGCCATGGCAGCTGATTTTGTCAACCGGTATGAGGACGGGGCTGACCACATGGCAGCAATTCACGGCGGCAATTTCTCCGGCGGACAGAAGCAGCGGCTGCTGATTGCCCGGGCCGTGGCGGCGAAACCGGATATCCTGATCCTGGACGATTCCTCCTCCGCACTGGATTACCGGACGGATGCCGAATTGCGAAAAGCCATCAGCAGCCGGTACACCGGAACGACACTGATCGTCATTGCGCAGCGGGTTTCTTCCATCATGAACCTGGATGAAATCATTGTGCTGGATGAAGGAGAAATGATCGGCAAGGGAACGCATGAGGAACTGATGCGTGAATGCCCGGTTTACCGGGAGATCCAGCAAACCCAGATGGGGGAGGTGGAATAATGGCCAACAGAGATTCCATTATGACCAAACCCAAGGACTCAAAGGGAGCCTTTATGCGCCTGCTGTCCTACCTGGGCGCGTTCAAAGCACTGATCCTGCTGGTGGCGGTGCTGTGTCTGATCAGCAATGTACTGAGCCTGTGGGGACCGACGCTGGCCGGATCCGCGATTAATGAGGCGGCGGCAGGAATAAACAAGGTGAACTTCGAAAAGGTCGCCTACTATGCGGTCCGGATGCTGGCAGTATACGTGAGCTCTTCCCTGATCACCATCCTGATTCATATGATTATGGTGAATGTTTCCAAACGTGTGGGCCGGAAGATGCGGCAGGATGTGTTTGACAAGCTGATGCGGCTGCCGGTGGGCTTTTTTGACCGGAACCAGGCGGGAGATATCATCAGCCGGGTATCCTATGACGTGGACGTAATCAGCACCTGTATGGCCACGGATGTGGTGGCAATCCTGACCAGTGTGGTGACGGTAGCCGGCGCGCTGATCATGATGGTCCGGATATCCCCGGTACTGAGCCTGGTGACGCTGGTAACGGTGCCTGCTTCCATCGTGTTCACCGCCCACATGCGAAAGAAGACCCAGCCCCGGTTTGTGAAACGGTCCAGGTCCTACGGAGCGATGAACGGATTTGTGGAAGAGCAGCTGTCCGGGCAGAAGACCATCCAGGCCTATGCCTATGAGGACCAGATTGACGATAAATATGAGGATATCAACCACCAGGCCGCGGAAGCGTATTATGACGCGGATTCCCTGGCGGCAACCATCGGTCCGACGATCGGCTTTATCAACAATATCGGCCTGAGCCTGATCACCCTGCTGGGATCGGTGCTGTATATGAACGGGGCCATCGGGTTGGGAAACATCTCTTCTTTTGTGCTGTATTCCCGGAAATTTTCCGGTCCGATCAACGAAGTAGCGAACATCATCAACGAACTCTTCTCCGCACTGGCGGCGGCGGAACGGGTATTCGGCCTGCTGGATCAGCCGGAAGAACTGAAGGATGCAGAGGGTGCCCGGACGCTGACGGACGTGGAAGGCAACGTGGCGCTGAATAAGGTGTCCTTTGGTTATGACCCGGACCGGACCATTATCCACGATCTTTCCATGCGGGCGGATGCAGGAAAGCTGACGGCTATCGTAGGCCCTACCGGCGCCGGCAAAACAACGATCATCAACCTGTTGATGCGTTTTTACGACGTGGACAGCGGCAGCGTGACCGTGGACGGACAGGACGTAAGGGAGCTGACCCGGAGAAGCCTGCGGTCTGCTTATGCCATGGTGCTGCAGGACACCTGGGTGTTCCGGGGCACGATCTTTGACAATATAGCCTACGGCAAGGAAAACGCCACGATGGATGAGGTGGTGGCCGCGGCGAAGGCCGCCCATATCCATCCGTTTATCATGCGGCTGCCGGAAGGATACCAGACAGTAATCAGCGAGGACGGCGGCAACATTTCGAAGGGACAGAAGCAGCTGCTGACGATCGCCCGGGCAATGCTGTATACCTCCAATATGCTGATCCTGGATGAGGCAACCTCCAACGTGGATACTTCCACAGAACGGGAGATCCAGCGGGCTATGCGAAAGCTGATGACAGGGCGGACGTGCTTTGTAATCGCCCACCGGCTATCCACAATCCGGAACGCTGACAATATCCTGGTAGTAAACCAGGGAGACGTTGTGGAGCAAGGGACGCACGACGAACTGATGCAGGCGCGGGGGTTCTACTATCGTCTGTACCGTGCGCAGTTTGAATAAAAAATGCTTGACATGTGTCTTTTGGTAAGTTATAGTGATCACAATTAAAAAAGAAAGGAGGTTCTTCGCATGGTTAACTTCATGAATGTAAAACGGTTTACAGCCACCGTTAAAACTGTAAAACACATCCGTAATGGCAATACATCTGACCATACGAAGAACCAACCGGAATAACTTCCGGCGCCTGTTTTCATATGATCGGCCGCTTGTCCATAACGGATAAGCGGTTTTTTGCTGCGTAAAAAAGAATACAGGGGGTGGTCGGGATGATCTATATAACGTACGGAGATATCCCGGAAGACAATCAGGAAACAAGCAATGAAACTGCATGTACCGGTACCTTTGGAGAGATGGGCTTCAGGTGCTGTGAACAGGACAGAACAAACGAAGAAAGGAGATAAAAGACAATGGTTTTTGACAGGAATACAGTTTTTGCACTGACAGAAAAAAGCAAAAAAGGACAGGAACCGGAGCAGATGAGCCGGTATACTGCCAACGTTACAGAAAAAGCAGAAGAGACTCGCGGGAGGGGGTATCTGAATACCCGAAGGAAGCCGCGCCGCAAAAGGAAGGAATATTTATGGAAAAGAATATACAGATACATGAAATGCTGCCCGGGAATCTGTACGCCGGCAATCTCTGGCAGAAGGAAATGGTGGAAAACACAATACTCCGGCGTGATGAGCCTTACTATATGACCGTTTCCGGTGAGACTTTCTACACCGGAAATGAGGGAGAACCCGTGGAAAAGAAGATCCGCAGGGGCTTTTTCAGCCGGATTTTCCGGCGGGAAACCAAACAAAAGGAGAGGATAAGCGTTTGGAAGAAAAGTATCGCGTAATCCTGGTCCACAGGGACCGATACCTGGTCAGGAACGGGGCAAAAGAGCTTTACTGCGTGCTGACCGGGAGCCTGCGATACCGTGATGAATATCCGGTTGCGGGCGATTATGTGGAAATTACGGAGAATCCGTTCGGCGACAGCCTGATCCGGGCGATCCTGCCCCGGCGGACGGTGTTTTACCGTCCGGACCGGGGCGGGCACGCTGACGGATTCGCAAAAACCATTCAGGTGCAGCCGCTGATCGCCAATATGGATTATGTGTTTATTATCACATCCCTGAACCA is a window encoding:
- a CDS encoding YitT family protein, giving the protein MSKEQKVTLKEWIYITVGILIMTVGIYFFKFPNHFSTGGVTGIAIVLGHYVPSITPGTLVTIINIALLALGFAVFGKSFGVRTVYASLLMSGTLQLLEIVCPMSAPMTSQPLVELLFAVGLPAVGSAILFNLDASSGGTDIIAMILKKHTALNIGIALLCSDIIITVSACFAFGMETGLFSILGLIIKSLFMDLVTDNLKTKKCFQIITSHPEPIEQFITAELHRGATRLHGEGSYTHEGKTVLLTVVSRHEAVLLRNYIHKQDPAAFMIITSSTEIIGKGFRGVN
- a CDS encoding sugar phosphate isomerase/epimerase family protein: MIHFGMLTLIENHTLQDNIDLCESLGLRFIELNMNFPEYQTDELQKTDELIRAAEKAGIYFTIHLDENLNIADFNRLVSDAYLETVRQSVAVSQKLMALRDRYDPERRPLTLNMHMNPGIYITLPDRKVQMYERDFETYMKSFAAFRSLCEEWIGEADIRIAVENTDGFRSYEKEAIRYLLESPVFGLTWDIGHSKAIHETDVPFITEHQDRLIHFHIHDATETPAKNHLALGDGELDLMARLQLAAQRNARCVLETKTIEALKKSVAWLKEHQLWNT
- a CDS encoding glycoside hydrolase family 2 protein produces the protein MQRLFTSAGETLSGTPWNTYPRPQLVRKDWLCLNGKWHFTCGGTETEINVPFCPESLLSGVNIKMEYGREMVYSRCFTVPEEWEGKRILLHFGAVSRKATVRINGKEAVSHEESYLPFSADITDLICEGENEISVTAVNDLSHQHPWGKQKEKRGGMWYTPVSGIWQTVWIEPVPERYIHTLTIHTGRDYAEITVNGADDGAVEMNGVCYPLVRGMVRIDVKDPNCWCPENPYLYRFTVTAGEDRAESYFALRTLTVERISGIPRLCLNGEPYFFHGLLDQGYWSDGLYTPAASSCYESDILAMKALGFNMLRKHIKIEPEQFYYDCDRLGMIVFQDMVNCGEYHFLRDTILPTAGWKPLNDARLNRDQAARENFLKTMDETVRLLGNHPCICLWTIFNEGWGQFRADDAFRRLKALDGTRFVDSTSGWFARKLSDVESLHIYFKKLRTGKQDRPQFLSEFGGWSLKIPEHSFNLEKTYGYKKYENRETFVRDLKALYLEEVLPMISRGLCAGVYTQVSDVEDETNGLLTFDRKEAKVTPEEFRDVSDRLCKAIKEQA
- a CDS encoding MFS transporter, which encodes MMKNRKFQIALIIFSLTGQIAWVVENMYFNVFIYKMFRASASDIALMVTASAIAATLTTILMGALSDRIGKRKIFMCAGYIAWGISIISFALIRTDVISSLFGMVTGAATVGITLTIIMDCVMTFFGSTANDAAYNAWLTDSTDATNRGAAEGINSMMPLISILVVFGGFMGFDLDQASSWTAIYCIIGGLVLLIGILGFFLVDEAPVRNPDSLGYFATILYGFRPAVIRKNAVLYFSMAAFIIFNISIQIYMPYLIIYYEQTLGMADYVLIMAPAIILAAAVTFFFGRLIDRFGFRKTVLPALFLLALGFVLLWLVPSVIQAEGMAMKIPVFIGSFLMMSGYLSGMAAYGTQLRNYTPEHMAGRFQGLRILSQVLIPGIIGPQIGAWVLRDAPTISNSDGTTSFLPSADIFLTALIVLLILIAVLSAWLLHNKNGVEGSASMELRGDR
- a CDS encoding ABC transporter ATP-binding protein — translated: MKFLWKYLKKYQWMILIGMGLKLAGTLTELLIPYVMEHLLDHVVPQKETAPVLLWGGAMILLACVVRFLNVTANKKAVWIAKESIFTIRRDLFHSALNLSGGQTDEIGLPSLISRMTSDTYNVQNFIRAAQTLGIRAPIMLIGGIVITLTMDTGLALILCIMAPIMIGLVVFISFKGIPLYDMVQRGMDDIVRIMRENISGIRVVKALSKEPFEMRRFGEANDTTSRRDIKASIIMALPGPVVTLFLNIGLTLIVFIGAKRVNAGVTQPGVILAFLTYFNMILMGVMGLNRVFLMLSKANASAARIAEATEQQEDLAVLPAEKGAATEREGHIVFDHVTFSYAGNGENAAQNSAAFAGSSRQQCLKDVDFTIRKGGSLGIIGATGSGKTTIINLLMRFYDPGEGHVFIDGQDVRTMDRDALRRRFGTVFQNDTIFASSIRENVVFGRNVDEERLQEALGDAMAADFVNRYEDGADHMAAIHGGNFSGGQKQRLLIARAVAAKPDILILDDSSSALDYRTDAELRKAISSRYTGTTLIVIAQRVSSIMNLDEIIVLDEGEMIGKGTHEELMRECPVYREIQQTQMGEVE
- a CDS encoding ABC transporter ATP-binding protein translates to MANRDSIMTKPKDSKGAFMRLLSYLGAFKALILLVAVLCLISNVLSLWGPTLAGSAINEAAAGINKVNFEKVAYYAVRMLAVYVSSSLITILIHMIMVNVSKRVGRKMRQDVFDKLMRLPVGFFDRNQAGDIISRVSYDVDVISTCMATDVVAILTSVVTVAGALIMMVRISPVLSLVTLVTVPASIVFTAHMRKKTQPRFVKRSRSYGAMNGFVEEQLSGQKTIQAYAYEDQIDDKYEDINHQAAEAYYDADSLAATIGPTIGFINNIGLSLITLLGSVLYMNGAIGLGNISSFVLYSRKFSGPINEVANIINELFSALAAAERVFGLLDQPEELKDAEGARTLTDVEGNVALNKVSFGYDPDRTIIHDLSMRADAGKLTAIVGPTGAGKTTIINLLMRFYDVDSGSVTVDGQDVRELTRRSLRSAYAMVLQDTWVFRGTIFDNIAYGKENATMDEVVAAAKAAHIHPFIMRLPEGYQTVISEDGGNISKGQKQLLTIARAMLYTSNMLILDEATSNVDTSTEREIQRAMRKLMTGRTCFVIAHRLSTIRNADNILVVNQGDVVEQGTHDELMQARGFYYRLYRAQFE